From Pseudomonas sp. B21-028, one genomic window encodes:
- a CDS encoding transglycosylase SLT domain-containing protein, producing MSSSIRRSVPSATLTRLAQAIAVAVSAILAGCQSSGQMPQADAVAPKNMAARAKQKPVWLSEKPTPQVPQDIWERMRQGFQLQETAGVNPRIEQQRLWFASNPSFLEGAGERGSLYMHYIVERLEERNMPLELALLPVIESAYNPMAYSRANAVGLWQFIPSTGRYFNLRQTRFYDGRRDITASTTAALDYLTRLHDMFNGDWLLALAAYNAGEGTVSRAIERNEKLGLPTDYWNLPLPAETQAYVPKLLALSQVVLAPEAYGVNLNPIANEPYFQVVEINRRMDLSKVAEVANIDEDELFQLNPAFKQRTTIDGPQHLLVPTSKAQLLTASLSTMRPEELISQRPLKPVFETADDGEVEGVRRTYRVKRGDNLAQIAKANHVQTKDLQRWNKLSGSKLKIGQTLVMQDTKATKTTGKRINTVVASTTKGRKKQQTQYKVQRGDSLYVVAKRFNVEMQHLKRWNPRMGKALKPGQMLTVYSPH from the coding sequence ATGTCGTCATCCATACGTAGGTCCGTCCCGTCAGCTACATTGACCCGCCTGGCTCAAGCCATCGCGGTGGCTGTGTCCGCCATTCTGGCGGGCTGCCAGAGCTCGGGCCAGATGCCCCAGGCCGACGCGGTCGCGCCAAAGAACATGGCGGCCCGCGCCAAGCAGAAGCCGGTCTGGCTCAGCGAGAAGCCCACCCCCCAGGTACCCCAGGACATCTGGGAGCGCATGCGCCAGGGTTTCCAGTTGCAGGAGACCGCCGGGGTCAACCCGCGTATCGAGCAACAGCGCCTGTGGTTCGCCAGCAACCCGTCGTTCCTCGAGGGTGCCGGTGAACGCGGCAGCCTGTACATGCACTACATCGTCGAACGCCTCGAAGAACGCAACATGCCCCTGGAGCTGGCGCTCCTGCCGGTGATCGAAAGCGCCTACAACCCCATGGCCTACTCCCGGGCCAACGCCGTGGGGCTGTGGCAGTTCATCCCGTCCACGGGGCGTTATTTCAACCTGCGCCAGACCCGCTTCTATGACGGGCGTCGCGACATCACCGCTTCCACCACGGCGGCCCTGGATTACCTGACGCGCCTGCACGATATGTTCAACGGTGACTGGCTGTTGGCGCTGGCCGCCTATAACGCCGGCGAAGGCACGGTCAGCCGCGCCATCGAGCGTAACGAAAAACTCGGCTTGCCCACCGATTACTGGAACCTGCCGCTGCCCGCCGAGACCCAGGCCTATGTGCCCAAGTTGCTGGCGTTGTCCCAGGTAGTGCTCGCTCCGGAAGCCTATGGCGTGAACCTCAACCCGATCGCCAACGAGCCCTATTTCCAGGTCGTCGAAATCAACCGTCGCATGGACCTGTCCAAGGTCGCGGAAGTGGCCAACATCGACGAAGACGAACTGTTCCAGCTCAACCCGGCCTTCAAGCAGCGCACCACCATCGACGGCCCGCAGCACCTGCTGGTGCCCACCTCCAAGGCCCAATTGCTGACCGCCAGCCTGTCGACCATGCGCCCGGAAGAGTTGATCAGCCAGCGCCCGCTCAAACCGGTTTTCGAAACCGCCGATGACGGTGAAGTGGAAGGCGTCAGGCGCACCTACCGCGTCAAGCGCGGTGACAACCTCGCCCAGATCGCCAAGGCCAACCACGTCCAGACGAAGGACCTGCAACGCTGGAACAAGCTCAGCGGCAGCAAGCTCAAGATCGGCCAGACCCTGGTGATGCAGGACACCAAAGCGACCAAGACCACCGGCAAGCGCATCAACACCGTGGTGGCCTCCACCACTAAGGGCCGGAAGAAGCAGCAGACCCAGTACAAGGTCCAGCGAGGCGACTCGTTGTATGTGGTAGCCAAGCGCTTCAACGTCGAGATGCAACACCTCAAGCGCTGGAACCCGCGGATGGGCAAGGCCCTCAAGCCGGGCCAGATGCTGACGGTCTACTCCCCTCACTGA
- a CDS encoding extracellular solute-binding protein, producing the protein MIRPLLLFLISLALSFPASATISESHGYAQFGTLKYPARFTHFDWVNPQAPKGGTLRVMAFGTFDTLNPYTFKGSSPVSTANFLQYGINELNEPLMVGTGQYAPSGDEPTSSYGLIAQSVEYSENRSWVVFNLRPEARFHDGVPITAYDVAFSYRTLLKEGHPQYRTSLQEVLRVDILNPRKIRFVFKRAGNPLLILRLGELPVLPQHYWENRDFKATTFEPPLGSGPYRITKVQPGRQLVFERVKDYWGKDLPVNRGKYNFDRMEVEFYRDSDVAFEAFKAGEFDIYIEHQAKNWANGYDFPAVNRGDVIKAQIPHQIPTQTQGLFMNTRRSTFAEVKVREALGLMFDFEWTNRTLFSSAYKRTLSYYPNSEFSASGLPVGHEWLLLKPYREQLPPRLFTEPFSLPHTDGRGIPRETLRKALELLKEAGWTLNGQRLMNADSKPLSFEILLVNPNLERILQPYVENLTNIGIQARLRTVDRAQYKQRLDQFDFDIVLLTLNQTLSPGLEQWQYFHSSQVGVKGSKNYAGIANPVVDHLLEKLLAAQTRDEQVAAGKALDRVLLWQHYCIPNWYLNYHRLAYRNRFAFVTTPPYTLGLSAWWLKSSEKDQ; encoded by the coding sequence TTGATACGTCCCCTCCTCCTGTTCCTGATCAGCCTGGCCCTGAGCTTCCCCGCCAGCGCAACCATCAGCGAAAGCCATGGCTACGCACAATTCGGCACGCTCAAGTACCCGGCCAGATTTACCCACTTCGACTGGGTCAACCCGCAAGCGCCCAAGGGCGGTACCTTGCGGGTCATGGCATTCGGCACCTTCGATACGCTCAACCCCTACACCTTCAAGGGCAGCAGCCCGGTCTCCACGGCGAACTTCCTGCAATACGGCATCAACGAGCTGAACGAACCGCTGATGGTCGGCACGGGCCAGTACGCGCCTTCCGGCGACGAGCCCACATCGAGCTATGGCCTGATCGCCCAGAGCGTGGAATACAGCGAAAACCGCAGCTGGGTGGTCTTCAACCTGCGACCCGAGGCGCGATTTCACGATGGCGTGCCGATCACCGCCTATGATGTGGCGTTCTCCTACCGGACGCTGCTCAAGGAGGGCCACCCGCAATACCGCACCAGCCTTCAGGAAGTGCTGCGGGTCGACATCCTCAATCCGCGGAAAATCCGTTTCGTCTTCAAGCGCGCAGGCAATCCGTTGTTGATCCTGCGCCTGGGCGAGCTGCCGGTGCTGCCCCAGCACTACTGGGAAAACCGTGATTTCAAGGCCACCACGTTCGAGCCGCCCCTGGGCAGCGGTCCTTACCGCATCACCAAGGTGCAGCCTGGCCGCCAACTGGTGTTCGAGCGGGTCAAGGATTACTGGGGCAAGGACCTGCCGGTCAATCGCGGCAAGTACAACTTCGACCGGATGGAGGTGGAGTTCTATCGCGACAGCGACGTGGCCTTCGAAGCCTTCAAGGCGGGCGAGTTCGACATCTACATCGAGCACCAGGCCAAGAACTGGGCCAACGGCTACGATTTTCCGGCGGTCAACCGCGGCGATGTGATCAAGGCACAGATTCCCCACCAGATCCCGACCCAGACCCAGGGTCTGTTCATGAACACCCGGCGCAGCACGTTTGCCGAGGTCAAGGTGCGAGAGGCCCTGGGGTTGATGTTCGACTTCGAATGGACCAACCGCACGCTGTTCAGCAGCGCCTATAAACGCACCCTCAGTTACTACCCCAACAGCGAATTCTCCGCCAGCGGCCTGCCGGTGGGGCACGAATGGCTGTTGCTCAAGCCATACCGTGAACAACTGCCGCCCCGGCTGTTCACCGAACCCTTCAGCCTGCCCCATACCGACGGTCGCGGCATTCCCCGGGAAACCCTGCGCAAGGCCCTCGAGTTGCTGAAAGAGGCCGGATGGACCCTCAACGGCCAGCGTCTGATGAACGCCGACAGCAAACCCCTGAGTTTCGAGATTCTGTTGGTGAACCCGAACCTGGAGCGCATCCTCCAGCCCTACGTCGAGAACCTCACCAACATCGGCATCCAGGCCCGCCTGCGCACGGTGGATCGCGCCCAGTACAAACAACGCCTGGACCAGTTCGACTTCGACATAGTCCTGCTGACTCTGAACCAGACACTCAGCCCGGGTCTCGAGCAGTGGCAGTACTTCCACTCCAGCCAGGTCGGGGTCAAGGGCAGCAAGAACTACGCCGGCATCGCAAATCCGGTGGTCGACCACCTGCTGGAAAAACTGCTCGCCGCCCAGACCCGCGACGAACAGGTCGCCGCCGGCAAAGCCCTGGACCGTGTACTGTTGTGGCAGCACTACTGCATTCCCAACTGGTATCTGAATTATCATCGCCTGGCCTACCGTAACCGGTTCGCCTTTGTCACCACGCCGCCCTACACCCTGGGCCTGAGCGCGTGGTGGCTGAAATCTTCGGAGAAAGATCAATGA
- a CDS encoding extracellular solute-binding protein produces the protein MKPLRALLLQAGGLLFAGLACAAPQHALTLYNEPPKYPADFKHFDYVNPDAPKGGIFRQGGFGGFDSLNPFISKGVPADDIGLIYDTLAKQGLDEPFTEYGLIAEKIEKAPDNAWVRFYLRPEARFNDGHPVRAEDVVFSFQTLTKDGAPMFRGYYNDVAEVIAEDPLRVLFKFKHTNNRELPLILGQLPVLPKHWWADRDFNKGNLEIPLGSGPYRVAEVEAGRSVRYERVKDYWGKDLPVNRGFYNFDVLTTDYYRDNTVAVQALKAGQFDFWLEMTAKNWANAYNIPAVTEGRLIKEQIPNGNPTGMQGFVYNLRRPVFQDVRVRKALSLLLDFEWTNKQLFNSAYARTRSYFENSEMAATGLPGEDELKILEPLRGKIPEQVFTEAFQPSISDGSGMIRDQQRKAYQLLQEAGWRIVDDKMVDAQGKPVVLEFLLAQTEFERILLPFKRNLSDLGIELVIRRVDVSQYINRVRSRDFDLIVGSFPQSSSPGNEQREFWMSAAADKPGSRNTMGLKDPAVDQLVEQLINADSRKSLVAHARALDRVLQWGYYVIPNWHIKTWRVAYWNHIGHPKVTPTYDIGTTTWWVKPDTKPADEVKQVIEQQNNAAPASVE, from the coding sequence ATGAAGCCTTTACGCGCCCTGCTCCTGCAGGCTGGCGGCCTGCTTTTCGCCGGGCTGGCCTGTGCCGCGCCGCAGCACGCCCTGACCTTGTACAACGAGCCGCCGAAGTACCCGGCCGATTTCAAGCACTTTGACTATGTGAACCCCGACGCACCCAAGGGCGGGATATTCCGCCAGGGTGGCTTTGGCGGTTTCGACAGCCTCAACCCATTCATCAGCAAAGGCGTGCCGGCCGATGACATCGGCCTGATCTACGACACCCTGGCCAAACAAGGCCTCGACGAACCCTTCACTGAATACGGCCTGATCGCCGAAAAAATCGAGAAAGCCCCGGACAATGCCTGGGTGCGCTTCTACCTGCGCCCCGAAGCCCGGTTCAACGATGGCCATCCGGTACGCGCCGAGGACGTGGTCTTCAGCTTCCAGACCCTGACCAAGGACGGCGCACCGATGTTCCGCGGCTATTACAACGACGTCGCCGAAGTCATCGCCGAAGACCCGCTCAGGGTGCTGTTCAAGTTCAAGCACACGAACAACCGTGAACTGCCGCTGATCCTCGGCCAACTGCCGGTATTGCCCAAGCATTGGTGGGCGGATCGCGATTTCAACAAGGGCAACCTGGAGATCCCCCTGGGCAGCGGCCCCTACCGGGTCGCCGAAGTAGAAGCCGGACGCTCGGTCCGCTATGAGCGGGTCAAGGACTATTGGGGCAAGGACCTGCCAGTCAATCGCGGCTTCTACAATTTCGATGTCCTGACCACCGACTACTACCGCGACAACACCGTCGCGGTCCAGGCCCTGAAAGCCGGGCAGTTCGATTTCTGGCTGGAAATGACCGCCAAGAACTGGGCCAACGCCTACAACATCCCGGCCGTGACCGAAGGCCGGCTGATCAAGGAGCAGATTCCCAACGGCAACCCCACCGGCATGCAGGGCTTCGTCTACAACCTCCGTCGCCCGGTGTTCCAGGACGTGCGGGTGCGCAAGGCCCTGAGCCTGCTGCTGGACTTCGAATGGACCAACAAGCAACTGTTCAACAGCGCCTATGCCCGCACTCGCAGTTATTTCGAGAACTCGGAAATGGCCGCCACCGGCCTGCCCGGCGAGGACGAATTGAAGATCCTCGAGCCCCTGCGCGGCAAGATTCCCGAGCAGGTCTTCACCGAAGCGTTTCAGCCTTCGATATCCGATGGCAGCGGCATGATCCGCGACCAGCAGCGCAAGGCCTATCAATTGCTGCAGGAAGCCGGCTGGCGCATCGTCGACGACAAGATGGTCGATGCCCAGGGCAAGCCGGTGGTGCTGGAATTCCTGCTGGCCCAGACCGAGTTCGAGCGGATACTGCTGCCATTCAAGCGCAACCTGAGCGACCTGGGCATCGAGCTGGTGATCCGTCGGGTCGACGTGTCCCAGTACATCAACCGCGTGCGCTCCCGGGATTTCGACCTGATAGTGGGCAGCTTCCCGCAGTCCAGCTCGCCGGGTAACGAACAGCGTGAGTTCTGGATGTCGGCCGCCGCCGACAAGCCCGGCAGCCGCAACACCATGGGCTTGAAGGATCCGGCCGTCGACCAGTTGGTGGAACAACTGATCAACGCCGATTCGCGCAAAAGCCTGGTCGCCCACGCCCGTGCCCTGGATCGCGTGCTGCAATGGGGCTACTACGTGATCCCCAACTGGCACATCAAGACCTGGCGCGTGGCCTACTGGAACCATATCGGCCACCCGAAAGTCACGCCGACCTATGACATCGGCACGACCACCTGGTGGGTCAAGCCGGACACCAAGCCTGCCGATGAAGTAAAGCAAGTAATCGAACAACAGAACAACGCTGCCCCGGCGAGCGTGGAGTAA
- a CDS encoding microcin C ABC transporter permease YejB, giving the protein MLAYIFRRLLLIIPTLFGILLINFIIIQAAPGGPVEQMIAKLEGFEGATSRIAGGGAEVSVAGSSYRGAQGLDPALVKEIERMYGFDKSAPERLWIMIKNYAHLDLGDSFFRDAKVIDLIKEKMPVSISLGLWSTLIMYLVSIPLGIAKATRHGSHFDMWTSSAIIIGYAIPSFLFAILLIVVFAGGSYFDWFPLRGLTSNNFDQLSWGGKILDYFWHLALPVTALVIGNFATMTLLTKNSFLDEINKQYVVTAKAKGLTRNRVLYGHVFRNAMLLVIAGFPSAFIGIFFTGSLLVEVIFSLDGLGLMSFEAAINRDYPVVFGTLFIFTLLGLVVKLIGDLTYTFVDPRIDFESREH; this is encoded by the coding sequence ATGCTGGCTTATATTTTCCGGCGGCTGCTGCTGATTATCCCGACCCTGTTCGGCATCCTGCTGATCAACTTCATCATCATCCAGGCCGCGCCCGGCGGGCCGGTGGAGCAGATGATCGCCAAGCTCGAAGGCTTCGAAGGCGCCACCAGCCGCATTGCCGGCGGCGGCGCGGAGGTGTCGGTGGCCGGCTCCTCCTATCGCGGCGCCCAGGGCCTGGACCCGGCGCTGGTCAAGGAAATCGAGCGCATGTACGGCTTCGACAAGTCGGCGCCCGAACGCCTGTGGATCATGATCAAGAACTATGCCCACCTGGATTTGGGCGACAGTTTTTTCCGCGACGCCAAGGTCATCGACCTGATCAAGGAAAAGATGCCGGTGTCCATCTCCCTCGGGCTGTGGAGCACGCTGATCATGTACCTGGTGTCGATCCCGCTGGGGATCGCCAAGGCCACGCGGCATGGCAGCCATTTTGACATGTGGACCAGTTCGGCGATCATCATCGGCTATGCGATTCCGTCATTCCTGTTTGCCATCCTGCTGATCGTGGTGTTCGCCGGTGGCAGCTATTTCGACTGGTTCCCGTTACGCGGGCTGACCTCGAACAATTTCGACCAATTGAGCTGGGGCGGCAAGATCCTCGATTATTTCTGGCACCTGGCCCTGCCGGTGACCGCCCTGGTAATCGGTAACTTTGCCACCATGACCCTGCTGACCAAGAACAGCTTCCTCGATGAGATCAACAAGCAATACGTGGTCACCGCCAAGGCCAAGGGCCTGACCCGCAACCGGGTGCTCTACGGCCATGTGTTCCGCAACGCCATGCTGCTGGTGATCGCCGGTTTCCCTTCGGCGTTCATCGGCATCTTCTTCACCGGCTCCTTGCTGGTGGAGGTGATCTTCTCCCTCGACGGCCTCGGGCTGATGAGTTTCGAAGCGGCCATCAACCGCGATTACCCGGTGGTCTTCGGCACCCTGTTCATCTTCACCCTGCTGGGGCTGGTGGTGAAACTGATCGGTGACCTGACCTACACCTTCGTCGATCCACGCATCGACTTCGAAAGCCGGGAGCATTGA
- a CDS encoding ABC transporter permease, with protein sequence MNLSPLNRRRFELFKANKRGWWSLWLFMILFVLSLGAELIANDKPLVVHYDGGWYFPALKRYPETTFGGEFPLEANYKSPYIRELLAAKDAWVLWAPIPFSYQSINYDLKVPAPAPPSVVNWLGTDDQGRDVLARVIYGFRISVLFALTLTLLSSIVGVIAGALQGFYGGWVDLAGQRFLEIWSGLPVLYLLIILASFVQPNFWWLLGIMLLFSWMSLVDVVRAEFLRGRNLEYVRAARALGMQNGAIMFRHILPNAMVSTMTFMPFILTGAIGTLTALDFLGFGLPAGAPSLGELVAQGKSNLQAPWLGMSAFAVLAIMLSLLVFIGESARDAFDPRK encoded by the coding sequence ATGAACCTGTCCCCCCTCAATCGCCGCCGGTTCGAACTGTTCAAGGCGAACAAGCGTGGCTGGTGGTCGCTGTGGCTGTTCATGATTCTGTTCGTCCTCAGCCTGGGCGCCGAACTGATCGCCAACGACAAGCCCCTGGTGGTGCATTACGACGGCGGCTGGTACTTCCCGGCCCTCAAGCGCTACCCGGAAACCACCTTCGGCGGCGAATTTCCGCTGGAAGCCAACTACAAAAGCCCGTACATCCGCGAATTGCTGGCGGCCAAGGATGCCTGGGTGTTGTGGGCACCGATTCCGTTCAGCTACCAGAGCATCAACTACGACCTGAAGGTCCCCGCCCCCGCGCCACCCTCCGTGGTGAACTGGCTGGGCACCGACGACCAGGGCCGCGATGTACTGGCCCGGGTCATCTACGGCTTCCGTATTTCGGTGCTGTTCGCCCTGACCCTGACACTGCTCAGCTCGATCGTTGGCGTCATCGCCGGGGCCTTGCAGGGTTTCTATGGCGGTTGGGTCGACCTGGCCGGCCAGCGGTTCCTGGAGATCTGGTCCGGCCTGCCGGTGCTGTACCTGCTGATCATCCTGGCCAGCTTCGTCCAGCCCAATTTCTGGTGGCTGCTGGGGATCATGTTGCTGTTCTCCTGGATGAGCCTGGTGGACGTGGTGCGCGCCGAGTTCCTGCGCGGGCGCAACCTCGAATACGTGCGCGCCGCCCGGGCCCTGGGCATGCAGAACGGTGCGATCATGTTCCGGCATATCCTGCCCAATGCCATGGTCTCGACCATGACCTTCATGCCGTTCATCCTCACCGGCGCCATCGGCACCCTCACCGCCCTCGACTTCCTTGGTTTCGGCCTGCCGGCCGGCGCACCGTCCCTGGGCGAGCTGGTGGCCCAGGGCAAATCCAACCTCCAGGCGCCCTGGCTGGGCATGAGCGCATTCGCGGTACTCGCGATCATGCTGAGCCTGCTGGTGTTCATCGGCGAGTCCGCTCGCGATGCCTTCGATCCGAGGAAGTGA
- a CDS encoding ABC transporter ATP-binding protein, translating into MNQDNLIEVRDLAVEFVVGQHRQRVVEGVSFDIKRGETLALVGESGSGKSVTAHSILRLLPYPLAHHPTGAIQYAGQNILGLKEKTIRHIRGNRIAMIFQEPMTSLNPLHSIGKQINEVLGIHKGLTGKVATRRTVELLELVGIPEPHKRLKALPHELSGGQRQRVMIAMALANEPELLIADEPTTALDVTVQLKILDLLKDLQARLGMSLLLISHDLNLVRRIAHRVCVMQRGCIVEQASCAELFRAPQHPYTRELLAAEPSGNPASNVVGPPLLQVEDLKVWFPIKKGLFKRTVDYIKAVDGIRFSLPQGQTLGIVGESGSGKSTLGLAILRLIGSQGGIRFEGKQLDSLTQQQVRPLRREMQVVFQDPFGSLSPRMSVGQIVGEGLRIHKIGTEAEQEQAIIAALKEVGLDPDTRNRYPHEFSGGQRQRIAIARALVLKPALILLDEPTSALDRTVQRQVVELLRSLQTKYNLTYLFISHDLAVVKALSHQLMVVKHGQVVEQGDARSIFAAPQHPYTQQLLEAAFLAPTTAE; encoded by the coding sequence ATGAACCAGGACAATCTGATCGAAGTACGCGACCTGGCAGTGGAATTCGTTGTCGGGCAACACCGCCAGAGGGTGGTCGAGGGCGTCAGTTTCGACATCAAGCGTGGCGAAACCCTGGCCCTGGTAGGGGAAAGCGGCTCGGGCAAATCGGTGACCGCCCACTCGATCCTGCGGTTGCTGCCCTACCCGCTGGCCCACCACCCCACCGGCGCCATCCAGTACGCCGGGCAGAACATACTGGGGTTGAAGGAAAAAACCATTCGTCATATCCGCGGCAACCGGATTGCGATGATCTTCCAGGAGCCGATGACATCCCTCAATCCGCTGCACTCCATCGGCAAGCAGATCAATGAAGTACTCGGTATCCACAAGGGCCTGACCGGCAAGGTCGCGACCCGGCGGACCGTTGAGTTGCTGGAGCTGGTGGGCATCCCCGAGCCGCACAAGCGCCTCAAGGCCCTGCCCCACGAACTGTCCGGCGGCCAGCGCCAGCGGGTCATGATCGCCATGGCCCTGGCCAACGAACCAGAACTGCTGATCGCCGACGAACCGACCACCGCCCTGGACGTCACCGTCCAGCTGAAAATCCTCGATCTGCTCAAGGATCTGCAGGCACGATTGGGCATGTCGCTGCTGCTGATCAGCCACGATTTGAATCTGGTCAGAAGAATTGCGCACCGCGTATGTGTCATGCAGCGCGGTTGCATCGTCGAACAGGCATCGTGCGCAGAGTTGTTCCGCGCCCCGCAGCATCCGTACACTCGGGAACTGCTGGCCGCCGAGCCCAGCGGCAACCCGGCAAGCAACGTGGTCGGCCCGCCGCTGTTGCAGGTCGAGGACCTGAAAGTCTGGTTCCCGATCAAGAAAGGCCTGTTCAAGCGCACGGTGGATTACATCAAGGCCGTGGACGGCATTCGCTTCAGCCTGCCCCAGGGCCAGACCCTGGGCATCGTCGGCGAAAGCGGCTCCGGCAAGTCCACCCTGGGGCTGGCGATCCTGAGATTGATCGGCAGCCAGGGCGGGATCCGCTTCGAAGGCAAGCAGCTGGACAGCCTGACGCAGCAGCAGGTGCGACCGCTGCGCCGGGAGATGCAAGTGGTGTTTCAGGACCCGTTTGGTAGCCTGAGCCCGCGGATGAGTGTGGGCCAGATCGTCGGTGAAGGCCTGCGGATCCACAAGATCGGCACCGAAGCCGAACAGGAACAAGCGATAATCGCGGCATTGAAGGAGGTAGGCCTGGACCCGGACACCCGGAACCGCTACCCCCATGAATTTTCCGGTGGGCAACGGCAGCGTATCGCCATTGCCCGGGCCCTGGTGCTCAAGCCGGCGTTGATTCTGCTGGATGAACCGACGTCGGCCCTGGACCGTACCGTGCAACGCCAGGTGGTGGAACTGTTGCGGTCGCTGCAAACCAAGTACAACCTGACGTACCTGTTTATCAGCCATGACCTGGCTGTCGTCAAAGCGCTGAGCCACCAATTGATGGTGGTCAAGCATGGCCAAGTGGTCGAACAAGGTGATGCCCGCAGCATATTCGCCGCGCCGCAACACCCCTATACACAGCAGTTGCTGGAGGCCGCCTTCCTGGCCCCAACAACTGCCGAATAA
- the fabI gene encoding enoyl-ACP reductase FabI: protein MGFLAGKRVLIVGVASKLSIASGIAAAMHREGAELAFTYQNDKLKGRVEEFAQGWGSSPELCFPCDVASDEEIAKVFEELSKKWDGLDCIVHSVGFAPGDQLDGDFTEATTREGFRIAHDISAYSFVALAKAGREMMKGRNGSLLTLSYLGAERTMPNYNVMGMAKASLEAGVRYLAGSLGPDGTRVNCVSAGPIRTLAASGIKNFRKMLAANEAQTPLRRNVTIEEVGNAGAFLCSDLASGISGEIMYVDGGFNTTAMGNIEE from the coding sequence ATGGGTTTTCTCGCCGGTAAGCGCGTACTGATCGTCGGTGTCGCCAGCAAGCTGTCCATCGCATCCGGCATCGCCGCCGCCATGCATCGCGAGGGCGCTGAACTTGCCTTCACTTATCAGAACGACAAACTCAAGGGTCGTGTCGAAGAGTTCGCACAAGGCTGGGGTTCGAGCCCTGAGCTGTGCTTCCCGTGCGACGTGGCCAGCGATGAAGAAATCGCCAAGGTCTTCGAAGAACTGAGCAAGAAGTGGGACGGCCTGGACTGCATCGTGCACTCCGTGGGCTTCGCCCCGGGCGACCAGCTGGACGGCGACTTCACCGAAGCCACCACCCGTGAAGGCTTCCGCATCGCCCACGACATCAGCGCCTACAGCTTCGTGGCCCTGGCCAAGGCCGGTCGCGAAATGATGAAGGGCCGCAACGGCAGCCTGCTGACCCTGTCGTACCTGGGTGCCGAGCGCACCATGCCGAACTACAACGTCATGGGCATGGCCAAGGCTTCCCTGGAAGCCGGCGTACGCTACCTGGCCGGCTCCCTGGGCCCGGACGGCACCCGCGTCAACTGCGTCTCGGCAGGTCCGATCCGCACCCTCGCCGCTTCCGGCATCAAGAACTTCCGCAAGATGCTGGCCGCCAACGAAGCGCAAACGCCGCTGCGTCGCAATGTCACCATCGAAGAAGTCGGCAACGCCGGCGCCTTCCTGTGCTCCGACCTGGCGTCGGGCATCAGCGGTGAAATCATGTACGTGGACGGCGGCTTCAACACCACCGCCATGGGCAACATCGAAGAGTAA
- a CDS encoding AraC family transcriptional regulator, with the protein MKLISQGSAPRFWRDSALPFIEARAIADGRKVCYSRHSHDHFSIGAITAGCSTYVHGQSNFKIESGTVVLMNPGDVHACNPIDDQPWSYVMLYVDTSWLRDLQRRIGFDEQLDFQGFATTHSRDAELFAALQGLYGQLVDERLTPSYKQAAAEAFFTDLQQRLNPAGRPDRGSHPGLMRAAQFIHDHCTEALKLEDICAAAQLSPSYLSRAFKRHYGMTPHAFLVNRRIQFARRQLREGKLIADVALDSGFADQAHFQRAFKQHLAATPGQYRG; encoded by the coding sequence ATGAAGCTCATCTCCCAGGGTTCCGCCCCTCGTTTCTGGCGCGATTCAGCCTTGCCCTTCATCGAAGCCCGGGCCATCGCGGATGGGCGCAAGGTTTGTTACTCACGGCATTCCCACGACCATTTCTCCATCGGGGCTATCACCGCCGGATGCAGCACCTACGTGCATGGGCAGTCGAACTTCAAGATCGAGAGCGGCACCGTGGTGCTGATGAACCCTGGGGACGTCCACGCCTGCAATCCGATTGACGACCAGCCATGGTCATACGTGATGCTCTACGTCGACACCTCGTGGCTGAGGGACCTGCAACGGCGGATCGGCTTTGACGAACAGCTGGATTTCCAAGGCTTTGCCACCACCCACAGCCGCGATGCCGAGCTGTTTGCCGCACTGCAAGGGTTGTACGGGCAATTGGTGGACGAACGGCTCACCCCTTCGTATAAACAGGCCGCCGCCGAGGCGTTCTTTACCGATCTGCAGCAGCGTCTCAACCCGGCGGGGCGTCCGGACCGGGGCAGCCATCCAGGGTTGATGCGGGCGGCGCAGTTTATCCATGACCATTGCACCGAAGCCTTGAAGCTCGAAGACATCTGCGCCGCCGCGCAACTGTCGCCGTCGTACCTGAGCCGCGCCTTCAAGCGCCACTACGGGATGACACCCCACGCCTTCCTGGTCAATCGCCGGATCCAGTTCGCCCGCCGGCAATTGCGCGAAGGCAAGCTGATCGCCGACGTCGCGCTGGACAGCGGATTTGCCGATCAGGCGCATTTCCAGCGCGCCTTCAAGCAGCACCTGGCGGCGACGCCAGGGCAATATCGAGGCTGA